Proteins encoded together in one Triticum dicoccoides isolate Atlit2015 ecotype Zavitan chromosome 7B, WEW_v2.0, whole genome shotgun sequence window:
- the LOC119340231 gene encoding LRR receptor kinase SERL2-like, which yields MEAPPSPRRLVAVVLAAVALLVSSPCSALLSAKGVNIEVQALIGIKNQLKDPHGVLKNWDQYSVDPCSFTMITCSSDNFVTGLEAPSQNLSGLLAPSIGNLTSLETILLQNNIISGPIPAEIGNLASLKTLDLSGNNFYGEIPPSVGHLESLQYLRLNNNTLSGPFPTASTNLSHLVFLDLSYNNLSGPIPGSLARTYNIVGNPLICAANTEKDCYGTAPMPMTYNLSQGTPPMKAKSHKFAVAFGAVTGCMGFLFLAAGFLFWWRQRRNRQILFDDEDQHMDNVSLGNVRRFQFRELQVATEKFSSKNILGKGGFGHVYRGQLPDGTLVAVKRLKDGNAAGGESQFKTEVEMISLAVHRNLLRILGFCMTATERLLVYPYMSNGSVASRLKGKPPLDWITRKRIALGAARGLLYLHEQCDPKIIHRDVKAANVLLDDCCEAIVGDFGLAKLLDHQDSHVTTAVRGTVGHIAPEYLSTGQSSEKTDVFGFGILLLELITGQTALEFGKASNQKGAMLDWVKKMHQEKKLDVLVDKGLRSSYDRIELEEMVQVALLCTQYLPGHRPRMSEVVRMLEGDGLAEWWQASQRADSHKFTVPEFTFSRCYSDLTDDSSLLVQAVELSGPR from the exons ATGGAGGCGCCTCCTTCCCCGCGGCGGCTGGTGGCGGTGGTGCTGGCGGCGGTGGCGCTGCTCGTCTCCTCCCCTTGCAGCGCGCTCCTCTCCGCCAAGGGCGTCAACATTGAAG TGCAAGCGCTGATTGGGATCAAGAACCAGCTCAAGGACCCCCACGGCGTGCTCAAGAACTGGGACCAGTACTCCGTCGACCCCTGCAGCTTCACCATGATCACCTGCTCGTCCGACAACTTCGTCACCGGCCT GGAGGCTCCAAGCCAGAATCTCTCCGGCCTGCTCGCCCCAAGCATAGGAAACCTGACCAGCCTGGAGACTAT TCTTCTGCAGAACAACATCATAAGCGGGCCAATCCCAGCCGAGATTGGCAACCTGGCAAGTCTCAAGACACTTGACCTCTCTGGCAACAATTTCTATGGTGAAATCCCACCATCCGTGGGCCACCTTGAGAGCCTCCAGTACCT GAGGCTCAACAACAATACACTGTCTGGTCCATTCCCTACCGCATCGACTAATCTGTCGCACCTTGTTTTCCT AGATTTGTCATACAATAACCTAAGTGGCCCGATACCAGGATCTTTGGCAAGAACATACAA CATAGTTGGAAATCCTCTCATATGCGCTGCAAATACGGAGAAAGATTGTTACGGGACTGCGCCGATGCCAATGACCTACAACCTTTCACAAGGCACTCCGCCAATGAAAGCTAAAAGCCACAAGTTTGCAGTTGCATTTGGTGCTGTAACTGGTTGCATGGGCTTCCTCTTTCTTGCTGCCGGATTCTTGTTCTGGTGGAGACAGCGTCGGAACCGGCAGATACTTTTCGATGACGAAG atcaacacatggataacgtTAGCCTTGGAAATGTGAGGAGGTTCCAGTTCAGGGAGCTGCAGGTTGCAACAGAAAAATTCAGCAGCAAGAACATACTCGGAAAAGGCGGCTTCGGACACGTTTACAGGGGGCAGCTTCCCGATGGGACTCTTGTGGCTGTCAAACGACTCAAGGACGGTAATGCTGCGGGTGGTGAGTCACAGTTCAAGACTGAAGTTGAAATGATCAGCTTGGCAGTGCACCGGAACCTCCTTAGGATTCTTGGCTTCTGTATGACTGCCACAGAGAGGTTACTAGTCTATCCATACATGTCGAATGGAAGTGTTGCTTCGCGCCTGAAAG GAAAGCCGCCTTTGGACTGGATCACTAGGAAGAGGATAGCCCTTGGAGCAGCAAGAGGTCTACTTTACCTTCATGAGCAGTGTGACCCGAAGATCATCCACAGAGATGTCAAGGCGGCCAACGTGTTGCTGGATGATTGCTGTGAGGCCATCGTCGGTGATTTCGGACTTGCAAAGCTCCTTGATCACCAGGATTCACACGTCACCACTGCAGTGCGGGGCACCGTTGGGCATATCGCGCCTGAGTACCTCTCCACTGGGCAGTCATCCGAGAAAACAGACGTCTTCGGGTTTGGCATCCTGCTGCTGGAGCTGATCACCGGCCAGACAGCACTGGAGTTCGGAAAGGCATCAAATCAGAAGGGAGCCATGCTGGACTGG GTGAAGAAGATGCACCAGGAGAAGAAACTTGATGTGCTGGTTGACAAGGGCCTGCGGAGCAGCTACGACCGGATCGAGCTCGAGGAGATGGTGCAGGTGGCGCTCCTTTGCACACAGTACCTCCCAGGCCACCGGCCGAGGATGTCAGAGGTGGTTCGCATGCTGGAAGGCGACGGGCTCGCCGAATGGTGGCAAGCGTCGCAGCGGGCCGACTCACACAAGTTCACAGTGCCTGAGTTCACCTTCAGCCGCTGCTACTCTGACCTGACGGATGACTCATCGTTGCTGGTGCAGGCCGTCGAGCTCTCTGGGCCAAGATGA